A single genomic interval of Helianthus annuus cultivar XRQ/B chromosome 6, HanXRQr2.0-SUNRISE, whole genome shotgun sequence harbors:
- the LOC110944867 gene encoding uncharacterized protein LOC110944867, whose translation MAPYELLYGRKCRTPVCWGEVGQRELAPSDLIAVTNEKIKLVRARLKAAQDRQKAYSDKRRRPIEFQVGDLVLLKVSPWKGIIRFRKRGKLGPRYIGPFKILARVGRVAYRLELPPALDGIHNTFHVSQLRKCLADETALVPLDDIELDEGLNYVEKPIAIKDVKVKKLRNKAVKQVFVQWLHRKGSELTWELEDEMRRHYPHLFGMSMFK comes from the coding sequence ATGGCTCCGTATGAATTACTGTACGGGAGGAAATGTAGAACTCCTGTATGCTGGGGAGAAGTAGGGCAAAGAGAGCTTGCGCCAAGTGATTTAATAGCAGTAACGAATGAAAAGATTAAGTTGGTTAGAGCTCGACTGAAAGCAGCACAGGATCGACAAAAGGCTTATTCAGACAAAAGAAGACGTCCCATTGAATTTCAAGTCGGGGATTTGGTTCTGCTGAAAgtgtccccatggaagggtataatcCGTTTTCGCAAACGCGGTAAGTTAGGTCCTCGTTATATTGGACCGTTTAAAATCTTGGCTCGTGTTGGAAGAGTTGCATATCGATTAGAATTACCGCCTGCTCTAGACGGAATTCACAATACCTTCCATGTGTCGCAACTGAGAAAGTGTCTTGCGGATGAAACCGCGTTAGTACCACTCGATGATATCGAGTTGGACGAAGGGTTAAATTATGTCGAAAAACCAATAGCTATTAAAGACGTCAAGGTGAAGAAACTCCGCAACAAAGCCGTTAAACAAGTATTTGTCCAATGGCTTCACCGAAAAGGGTCGGAGCTTACGTGGGAATTAGAAGACGAAATGCGTAGACACTACCCTCACCTTTTCGGTATGTCAATGTTTAAATAG